The following proteins are encoded in a genomic region of Trueperaceae bacterium:
- a CDS encoding ABC transporter permease: MTAYLLRRVLGLVPVLIGVTLLIFFLTRVIPGDPATAMLGQRAAPNLVQRLRTDLGLDRPLFVNLQKAQETGDWRDFFDSQYFSFMAGLLRFDLGRSIYTLIPITESLRHRFAATFELTLAAMVFAVAIGVPAGVFAATRRGTLADTAMMLLALSGVSFPVFWLAIIMIYVFSVTLGWLPPSGRLSVGLSLEPVTGIYVIDALLRGQGRAALDAARHLVMPALALGSIPLAIVVRMTRSAMLDVLGQDYVRTARSKGLSERRVVRVHALRNALLPVVTVIGLSFGSLLSGALLTETVFSWPGIGRWVYDAIAARDYPVIQGGVLFVAVMFAIVNLLVDMTYALIDPRIQYA, translated from the coding sequence TTGACGGCCTACCTGCTGCGCCGCGTGCTGGGCCTCGTGCCCGTGCTCATCGGCGTGACCCTGCTCATCTTCTTCCTCACGCGCGTCATCCCCGGCGACCCGGCGACGGCCATGCTGGGCCAGCGCGCGGCGCCCAACCTCGTGCAGCGCCTGCGCACCGACCTGGGGCTCGACCGCCCCCTGTTCGTCAACCTCCAGAAGGCGCAGGAGACTGGCGACTGGCGCGACTTCTTCGACAGCCAGTACTTCTCTTTCATGGCGGGGCTGCTGAGGTTCGACCTCGGCCGCTCCATCTACACGCTCATCCCCATCACCGAGAGCCTGCGCCACCGCTTCGCGGCCACCTTCGAGCTGACGCTGGCGGCCATGGTCTTCGCCGTGGCCATTGGGGTGCCCGCGGGCGTGTTCGCGGCCACGCGCCGCGGCACGCTCGCCGACACGGCGATGATGCTGCTCGCGCTCTCGGGCGTGTCGTTCCCCGTGTTCTGGCTGGCCATCATCATGATCTACGTCTTCTCGGTGACCCTCGGCTGGCTGCCGCCGTCCGGCCGCCTCTCGGTGGGCCTGTCGCTCGAGCCGGTCACGGGCATCTACGTCATCGACGCGCTGCTGCGCGGCCAGGGGAGGGCGGCCCTCGACGCCGCCAGGCACCTGGTCATGCCGGCGCTGGCGCTGGGCTCGATCCCGCTGGCCATCGTCGTGCGCATGACCCGGTCGGCGATGCTCGACGTGCTGGGCCAGGACTACGTGCGCACCGCCCGCTCGAAGGGCCTCAGCGAGCGCCGGGTGGTGCGCGTGCACGCGCTGCGCAACGCCCTGCTGCCCGTGGTGACGGTCATCGGGCTGTCGTTCGGCTCGCTGCTCTCCGGGGCGCTGCTGACCGAGACGGTGTTCAGCTGGCCGGGCATCGGCCGCTGGGTCTACGACGCGATCGCCGCCCGCGACTACCCGGTGATCCAGGGCGGGGTGCTGTTCGTGGCGGTGATGTTCGCGATCGTGAACCTGCTCGTGGACATGACCTACGCCCTCATCGACCCCAGGATCCAGTACGCGTGA
- a CDS encoding ABC transporter permease produces the protein MSDVPATPAVAVAPSVRGRSLATDAFRRFFKHPTGLVGLFIVGFFVAVSLLAPVLRPYDPSSDRDLRARLDPPSAEHWFGADELGRDLFTRVWHGGRISLRVGLLAVAFAAVTGTLLGLTAGYVGGWLDTFIVWLMDIVLAFPGVLLAIVIVATLGPNLTNALIAIAVTQVPIYTRIVRSVVLSVRETEYVQAAKALGTNPLGVVLKHVLPNSLSPLIVQLTLSIGTAILDVAALGFLGLGAQPPEPEWGLMIRDGFTQFVRAPWMSIFPGIAIFLSVVGFNLLGDAIRDVLDPRLRDA, from the coding sequence GTGAGCGACGTCCCCGCCACCCCCGCGGTCGCCGTGGCGCCCAGCGTCAGGGGCCGCTCGCTGGCCACCGACGCGTTCCGCCGCTTCTTCAAGCACCCCACCGGCCTCGTGGGCCTCTTCATCGTGGGCTTCTTCGTGGCCGTCTCGCTGCTCGCGCCGGTGCTGCGCCCCTACGACCCCTCGAGCGACCGCGACCTGCGCGCGCGCCTCGACCCGCCCAGCGCCGAGCACTGGTTCGGCGCCGACGAGCTGGGGCGAGACCTGTTCACGCGCGTCTGGCACGGCGGCCGGATCAGCCTCCGCGTCGGGCTGCTGGCCGTGGCCTTCGCCGCCGTCACCGGCACCCTGCTGGGCCTCACCGCCGGCTACGTGGGCGGCTGGCTCGACACGTTCATCGTCTGGCTCATGGACATCGTGCTGGCGTTCCCTGGCGTCCTGCTGGCGATCGTGATCGTGGCGACGCTGGGCCCGAACCTCACGAACGCCCTCATCGCCATCGCCGTGACGCAGGTGCCCATCTACACGCGCATCGTGCGCTCGGTCGTGCTGTCGGTGCGCGAGACGGAGTACGTGCAGGCGGCCAAGGCGCTGGGCACCAACCCGCTGGGCGTCGTCCTCAAGCACGTGCTGCCCAACAGCCTCTCGCCGCTGATCGTGCAGCTCACGCTCTCGATAGGCACCGCGATCCTCGACGTGGCCGCCCTGGGGTTCCTGGGCCTGGGCGCCCAGCCTCCAGAGCCGGAGTGGGGCCTGATGATCCGCGACGGCTTCACGCAGTTCGTGCGGGCGCCGTGGATGTCGATATTCCCCGGCATCGCGATCTTCCTCTCCGTGGTGGGCTTCAACCTGCTGGGCGACGCGATCAGGGACGTGCTCGACCCGCGCCTCCGCGACGCCTGA
- a CDS encoding type I phosphomannose isomerase catalytic subunit yields the protein MTPPGDPVTPVLRRPLPLRPRFVRRVWGGGALPDLLGSGDPADEPGADPVGEAWLADGPSVVASGPLAGATVAELAAKHGADLLGTVPVARYGRRLSLLVKLLDASADLSVQVHPDDAYALEHEAASGHLGKTEAWYVLRSAPGAAVLRGFARDVTPDEVRAAAEDGTLTRLLRRVPVRKGDVVVNPAGTVHAVGAGLLLYEVQQSSDLTYRLFDYGRVDASGEPRELHLDHALAVADMAAAPPSLPRPPAASPGRWRRLVERPEFVLDAVLLRPGADAAGATSPASCQVLTAVSGTATLAAGGEVLRLATGGTALLPAALGSYELSGDGEVLRAAVA from the coding sequence ATGACGCCGCCTGGCGACCCCGTCACGCCGGTCCTCCGTCGACCGCTGCCGCTGCGGCCGCGCTTCGTGCGCCGCGTCTGGGGCGGGGGAGCCCTGCCGGACCTGCTGGGGAGCGGCGACCCGGCCGACGAGCCGGGTGCTGACCCCGTGGGCGAGGCGTGGCTGGCCGACGGGCCCAGTGTCGTGGCGAGCGGGCCCCTGGCCGGGGCGACGGTCGCGGAGCTCGCCGCCAAGCACGGCGCCGACCTGCTGGGGACCGTGCCGGTGGCGCGCTACGGCCGGCGGCTGTCGCTGCTGGTGAAGCTCCTCGACGCGTCCGCCGACCTCTCGGTCCAGGTGCACCCGGACGACGCGTACGCGCTGGAGCACGAGGCGGCGTCCGGCCACCTGGGCAAGACCGAGGCCTGGTACGTCCTGCGGTCCGCCCCCGGCGCGGCGGTGCTGCGCGGCTTCGCGCGCGACGTGACGCCGGACGAGGTGCGCGCCGCGGCGGAGGACGGCACGCTGACGCGCCTGCTGCGCCGCGTGCCGGTGCGCAAGGGCGACGTGGTGGTGAACCCGGCCGGCACGGTCCACGCCGTGGGGGCCGGCCTGCTCCTCTACGAGGTCCAGCAGTCGAGCGACCTCACCTACCGCCTCTTCGACTACGGGCGCGTGGACGCCTCCGGCGAGCCGCGCGAGCTCCACCTCGACCACGCCCTGGCCGTGGCCGACATGGCGGCGGCGCCGCCGTCGCTGCCGCGGCCGCCCGCGGCGTCACCGGGCCGCTGGCGGCGGCTGGTCGAGAGGCCGGAGTTCGTCCTCGACGCCGTGCTGCTGCGCCCCGGCGCGGACGCGGCGGGCGCGACGAGCCCCGCGAGCTGCCAGGTGCTCACGGCGGTCTCCGGGACGGCGACGCTGGCGGCGGGCGGCGAGGTGCTCCGCCTGGCGACCGGCGGCACGGCGCTACTGCCGGCGGCGCTGGGGTCCTACGAGCTCTCGGGGGACGGCGAGGTGCTGCGCGCGGCCGTCGCGTGA
- the lon gene encoding endopeptidase La, producing the protein MDWELPVIALRTQVVLPRTLENVDVGRPKSKRALEEAQAGDNRVVLVVQRDARVDDPTGDDLYSVGTLAVIKQVIRLPNDTLQVLVEGRERARIEEYLPGPSLRAKVSTVPEVTSEAASPRTQALVEQVKSAFGEYAQQNKNLRLDSFHLENLRGMKEPGPLADLIAKYSTWEVADKQAALEEADVAKRLELVYGFLTRDLERFETEKQISARVKQQMDSNQREYFLREQMKAIQKELGNDEASETEELRKRVEEKKMPDHARERALKEIDRLEKMAAGSPEATVVRTYLDTILDLPWSEMDDERLDVAHSQQVLDEDHYALEEPKERIVEFLAVRQLTKDKKDSDYKAPILCLVGPPGVGKTSLGKSIARSLNRKFVRMSLGGVRDEAEIRGHRRTYIGSLPGRIIQGMKTAGTINPVFLLDEVDKMTADFRGDPSSALLEVLDPEQNNNFVDHYLEIPYDLSKVMFITTANTLATIPRPLLDRMEVIQIPGYTLPEKLEIAKRYRVPRQLKDHGLEERLEFTDDAIERIVTEYTREAGVRNLDRLIAKAARKMAKAYLSEPWEDKVVIDRVKVRELLGVPPFRDEKAEKEPQVGLSHGLAWTSVGGVTLDIEAVVMPGKGNVTLTGQLGDVMKESAQAGIAYLRRNADEFGIPSDFHEKHDLHVHVLEGATPKDGPSAGIAMATAVVSAITGRKVRGDVAMTGEITLRGRVLPIGGVKEKLLAAHQAGIKTVILPKENEANLEEVPEAILADLEVITVSGFREVLDVMLVEEEGQPPAFVPPVADERPGTGAVPGA; encoded by the coding sequence ATGGATTGGGAGCTACCCGTCATCGCGTTGCGCACGCAGGTCGTGCTGCCGCGCACGCTCGAGAACGTGGACGTCGGCAGGCCGAAGTCGAAGCGGGCGCTGGAAGAGGCGCAGGCGGGCGACAACAGGGTCGTGCTGGTCGTCCAGCGCGACGCCAGGGTCGACGACCCCACCGGCGACGACCTCTACTCGGTCGGCACGCTGGCCGTGATCAAGCAGGTCATCAGGCTGCCCAACGACACGCTGCAGGTGCTCGTCGAGGGGCGCGAGCGCGCCCGCATCGAGGAGTACCTGCCGGGACCGTCGCTGCGGGCGAAGGTGTCCACGGTGCCGGAGGTGACGTCGGAGGCCGCCTCGCCGCGCACCCAGGCGCTCGTCGAGCAGGTCAAGTCCGCCTTCGGCGAGTACGCGCAGCAGAACAAGAACCTCAGGCTCGACTCCTTCCACCTCGAGAACCTCAGGGGGATGAAGGAGCCGGGCCCGCTCGCCGACCTCATCGCCAAGTACTCCACCTGGGAGGTCGCCGACAAGCAGGCGGCCCTCGAGGAGGCCGACGTCGCCAAGCGCCTCGAGCTCGTCTACGGGTTCCTCACCCGCGACCTCGAGCGCTTCGAGACCGAGAAGCAGATCAGCGCTCGCGTCAAGCAGCAGATGGACTCGAACCAGCGCGAGTACTTCCTGCGCGAGCAGATGAAGGCCATCCAGAAGGAGCTCGGCAACGACGAGGCCTCCGAGACCGAGGAGCTGCGCAAGCGGGTCGAGGAGAAGAAGATGCCCGACCACGCCAGGGAGCGCGCTCTGAAGGAGATCGACCGCCTCGAGAAGATGGCGGCCGGCTCCCCCGAGGCCACGGTCGTGCGCACCTACCTCGACACGATCCTCGACCTCCCCTGGTCCGAGATGGACGACGAGCGCCTCGACGTCGCGCACAGCCAGCAGGTGCTCGACGAGGACCACTACGCCCTCGAGGAGCCCAAGGAGCGCATCGTCGAGTTCCTCGCCGTCAGGCAGCTCACCAAGGACAAGAAGGACTCCGACTACAAGGCGCCCATCCTCTGCCTGGTGGGCCCGCCCGGCGTCGGCAAGACGAGCCTGGGCAAGTCGATCGCGCGCAGCCTCAACCGCAAGTTCGTGCGCATGAGCCTGGGCGGCGTGCGCGACGAGGCCGAGATCCGCGGACACAGGCGCACCTACATCGGCAGCCTGCCGGGGCGCATCATCCAGGGCATGAAGACCGCGGGGACGATCAACCCGGTCTTCCTGCTCGACGAGGTCGACAAGATGACGGCCGACTTCAGGGGCGACCCGTCCTCGGCCCTGCTCGAGGTGCTAGACCCCGAGCAGAACAACAACTTCGTCGACCACTACCTCGAGATCCCCTACGACCTCTCGAAGGTCATGTTCATCACGACGGCGAACACGCTCGCCACGATCCCGCGGCCGCTCCTCGACCGCATGGAGGTCATCCAGATCCCGGGCTACACGCTGCCCGAGAAGCTCGAGATCGCGAAGCGCTACCGCGTGCCGCGGCAGCTCAAGGACCACGGGCTCGAGGAGCGCCTGGAGTTCACCGACGACGCCATCGAGCGGATCGTCACCGAGTACACGCGCGAGGCCGGAGTGCGCAACCTCGACAGGCTCATCGCCAAGGCCGCGCGCAAGATGGCGAAGGCCTACCTCAGCGAGCCCTGGGAGGACAAGGTCGTCATCGACAGGGTCAAGGTGCGCGAGCTCCTCGGCGTCCCGCCGTTCCGCGACGAGAAGGCCGAGAAGGAGCCGCAGGTGGGGCTGTCGCACGGCCTGGCCTGGACGTCGGTGGGCGGCGTGACCCTCGACATCGAGGCCGTCGTCATGCCGGGCAAGGGCAACGTCACGCTCACCGGCCAGCTCGGCGACGTCATGAAGGAGAGCGCCCAGGCCGGCATCGCCTACCTGCGCCGCAACGCCGACGAGTTCGGGATCCCCTCCGACTTCCACGAGAAGCACGACCTGCACGTCCACGTGCTCGAGGGCGCGACGCCCAAGGACGGCCCCTCCGCCGGCATCGCCATGGCCACGGCGGTCGTCAGCGCCATCACGGGCCGCAAGGTCCGCGGCGACGTCGCCATGACCGGCGAGATCACGCTGCGCGGGCGGGTGCTGCCCATCGGCGGCGTGAAGGAGAAGCTCCTGGCGGCGCACCAGGCCGGCATCAAGACCGTGATCCTGCCCAAGGAGAACGAGGCGAACCTCGAGGAGGTGCCGGAGGCGATCCTCGCCGACCTCGAGGTCATCACCGTCAGCGGCTTCCGCGAGGTGCTCGACGTCATGCTCGTCGAGGAGGAGGGCCAGCCGCCCGCCTTCGTGCCGCCCGTCGCCGACGAGAGGCCCGGCACGGGGGCCGTCCCCGGCGCCTAG
- a CDS encoding MBL fold metallo-hydrolase: protein MRLTCAGAARTVTGSCHLLETRGGTLVVDCGQFQGPAELEALNRSPFPFDPGGLGAVLVTHGHLDHVGRLPRLVSLGYRGEFHATPGTREIAAIILRDAAALAREDHERELRRAARAGRAHEVPGPLFTAAEAEEAIARFRPAAYDEPFEPLPGVRVTYRRAGHILGSAYLEVEAEGRRVVFSGDLGNGQSALHVSASPPRDADAVVLETTYADRSHRSLEATREEFASVIVRALEAGGNVIVPTFAVERAQQVLYELYRLKALGIIPDIPVYLDSPMATQVTRVYGDGIAELEPEVAAVFASGGDPFAPPSLIFTVTTEESKRLNDVHGGAVIMAGSGMMTGGRVLHHLKHNLWREAASIVIVGYQARGTLGRALVDGAKVVRIFGEEIAVKASIHTIGGFSAHADRGDLEAFVAASPTAELLLVHGEPEAMAGFADAQRAAGRRVRCPELGVPLEL from the coding sequence GTGAGGCTGACCTGCGCCGGCGCGGCGCGCACTGTCACGGGGAGCTGCCACCTGCTCGAGACCCGCGGCGGGACGCTGGTCGTCGACTGCGGGCAGTTCCAGGGGCCCGCCGAGCTGGAGGCGCTGAACAGGAGCCCCTTCCCCTTCGACCCCGGCGGCCTGGGCGCGGTGCTCGTCACGCACGGGCACCTCGACCACGTCGGCCGCCTGCCGCGGCTCGTCAGCCTCGGCTACCGCGGCGAGTTCCACGCCACGCCAGGCACGCGCGAGATCGCGGCCATCATCCTGCGCGACGCCGCCGCTCTGGCGCGCGAGGACCACGAGAGGGAGCTGCGCAGGGCCGCGCGGGCGGGCCGGGCCCACGAGGTGCCGGGGCCCCTCTTCACGGCGGCGGAGGCCGAGGAGGCCATCGCCCGCTTCCGCCCGGCGGCCTACGACGAGCCGTTCGAGCCGCTGCCGGGCGTGCGCGTCACCTACCGCCGCGCCGGCCACATCCTGGGCAGCGCCTACCTGGAGGTCGAGGCGGAGGGTAGACGGGTCGTGTTCTCCGGCGACCTCGGCAACGGGCAGAGCGCCCTCCACGTCTCGGCCTCGCCGCCGCGGGACGCCGACGCGGTGGTGCTGGAGACGACGTACGCCGACCGCTCGCACCGCTCGCTCGAGGCGACGAGGGAGGAGTTCGCGTCCGTGATAGTCCGGGCCCTGGAGGCCGGCGGGAACGTGATCGTCCCGACCTTCGCCGTCGAGCGCGCGCAGCAGGTGCTCTACGAGCTCTACCGCCTGAAGGCCCTCGGCATCATCCCTGACATACCGGTCTATCTCGACTCGCCGATGGCGACCCAGGTGACGCGTGTCTACGGCGACGGCATCGCCGAGCTCGAGCCGGAGGTCGCGGCCGTGTTCGCGTCCGGCGGCGACCCGTTCGCTCCGCCCTCGCTGATCTTCACGGTCACGACCGAGGAGTCGAAGCGCCTCAACGACGTCCACGGCGGCGCCGTGATCATGGCGGGCTCGGGGATGATGACCGGCGGGCGCGTCCTGCACCACCTCAAGCACAACCTGTGGCGGGAGGCCGCCAGCATCGTCATCGTCGGCTACCAGGCGCGCGGCACGCTGGGACGCGCGCTCGTCGACGGCGCCAAGGTGGTCAGGATCTTCGGGGAGGAGATCGCGGTGAAGGCGAGCATCCACACGATCGGCGGCTTCTCCGCTCACGCCGACCGCGGCGACCTCGAGGCCTTCGTCGCCGCCTCCCCCACCGCCGAGCTGCTCCTCGTGCACGGCGAGCCCGAGGCGATGGCCGGCTTCGCCGACGCCCAGCGGGCGGCCGGGCGCCGCGTCAGGTGCCCGGAGCTGGGCGTGCCGCTGGAGCTCTGA